The Zobellia alginiliquefaciens genome contains a region encoding:
- the speB gene encoding agmatinase, with protein sequence MSTTKNYAGIPDKFAQLETAKVILIPVPYDGTSTWGKGADKGPQAFLEASENMELYDIETNTEVYEQGIHLAEAITENSSPEAVVNAVHKRTKKYIKRNKFVTLFGGEHSISIGTIRAFNECFDNLTVLQIDAHADLRESYEGTKYNHACAVHEASQTTNLIQVGIRSMDSIEKSFMDEEKTFFAHDMAQDEYWMDKVIEAMTDNVLITFDLDAFDPSIMPSTGTPEPGGLFWYETLEFLRKVFEEKNVVGFDIVELCPNPSEKSSDFLAAKLYYKMLSYKFMGEAADDEYDNTYDVDSKVNTNGLKFEDDED encoded by the coding sequence ATGAGCACAACAAAGAATTACGCGGGTATTCCCGATAAATTCGCACAATTAGAAACGGCAAAGGTTATTTTAATACCTGTGCCTTATGATGGAACAAGTACCTGGGGAAAAGGAGCCGATAAAGGCCCTCAGGCATTTTTGGAAGCTTCTGAAAATATGGAGCTTTATGATATTGAAACCAATACAGAAGTCTATGAACAAGGCATTCATTTGGCTGAAGCTATCACAGAAAATAGTTCGCCGGAAGCAGTGGTAAATGCGGTTCATAAGAGAACTAAAAAGTACATAAAACGTAACAAATTTGTTACGTTGTTTGGAGGTGAACATTCTATTTCAATTGGTACCATTCGTGCCTTTAATGAGTGTTTTGATAATTTAACGGTTCTTCAGATAGATGCCCATGCAGACCTACGTGAGTCGTATGAGGGAACGAAGTACAATCATGCCTGTGCAGTTCATGAAGCTAGCCAAACTACGAATTTGATTCAGGTTGGTATTCGTTCAATGGATAGTATTGAAAAGTCGTTTATGGATGAAGAAAAAACATTCTTCGCTCATGATATGGCCCAAGATGAGTATTGGATGGATAAGGTTATAGAGGCTATGACGGACAACGTTTTAATTACTTTCGATCTTGATGCTTTTGACCCGTCCATCATGCCGTCTACCGGAACCCCGGAACCAGGTGGTTTGTTCTGGTACGAGACTTTGGAGTTTTTAAGAAAGGTGTTCGAAGAGAAAAACGTAGTTGGTTTTGATATTGTTGAGCTATGCCCTAATCCGTCAGAAAAATCTTCAGATTTTCTTGCTGCAAAATTGTATTATAAAATGCTTAGCTATAAATTTATGGGTGAAGCGGCAGATGACGAGTATGACAATACCTATGATGTAGATAGTAAAGTAAACACTAACGGATTAAAATTTGAAGATGACGAAGACTAA
- a CDS encoding gliding motility-associated C-terminal domain-containing protein, whose protein sequence is MLFLSAISYAQNRVYADAITSESEVYQPDNAIDSDLSTNSIVRSSSGILLGVGAYAGHLELAYPNTLPANTTSFIKIATEDDILSSLLGGSLGGLLSDIVGTLLAGNQEFSAEAFNIDDSVLLTHSGLVDAFSTDEARVVTDMNGDYFLALTPSSPYDRVRITNSVGSLIGLGQERDLNVSGAYYGEGDATCGDSNYTSFSGDGLSLDFLGLGGAGVTDPKLAIDDDDDTFSELGLGLVDALASIEQTFYFDSQEGTSDNYYIKMAMDPSLLQLGIANSIGVIGQNGAEIPIFTENLSSLLDLDVLGLLESGQTAIVGLNPTAPIDRVTVRLSSLLGVGIDQELKIFDVFRAPASPVVTSTADDLNICAGFSTSVVAEVENDTNVELRWYDAQEDGNLLATLNSGEAFVTPVLNTDTTYYVAAAEIGCLNESPRTKVLITVEPIPTASDITVLGNENPICSSDNVSLVPTSSIDGTFSWYFDTNKTNKITDGMVSGGAAYEIDSNGVMTVAGLTEAGGPYTYFVSVKHDLAGCENAPGDLQLVEVDIVDFSKAISIDSNPMINLNGLIDIFSGNDIINVTGTVSGDVMVGEPISLNINGKVFDGVVAADSSFNISVNAIDLVSDVDNTIEAFVQGALCSVSDEILVDLPDLIIDDIFQVFCASDFATIADLEVGLNDIALFNDITAGVELSAYTPLVDGEVYFAGIAGIPASVLARVRITVQVNDVPMPTTNSRSQVFCESDGPTVGDIQVDQPNVVFYDSRLRGNAIDPSTPVEDGRWYYVAAVENGCESSERLRIMTNIFADGISPITIIGESEEVCRGRSYTYETNADKEDYVWTIVGGTITEGGTSTDNMVTVRWTELIDTQISVSYTDDSICSPSKMLTLDVEVGTCGMVLGEEFCLKVFNEFSPNNDGFNDFFTVQCIEDYSNTVEIYNRNGNLVYKTADYRNTWNGLANVNGVLSSGDHLPSGTYYYAIKIPELERNLVGWLQLAR, encoded by the coding sequence GTGTTATTTCTTAGTGCTATCTCTTACGCACAGAACAGGGTTTACGCTGATGCCATCACAAGTGAAAGTGAAGTATACCAGCCAGATAATGCTATTGATTCAGATTTGTCAACCAACTCAATCGTACGTTCCAGTTCGGGTATCCTTTTAGGTGTGGGTGCTTATGCAGGTCATTTAGAACTGGCTTACCCAAATACACTACCTGCAAATACAACAAGTTTCATAAAGATTGCCACTGAAGATGATATATTGTCCAGTTTATTAGGAGGTAGCCTTGGTGGTTTACTTTCTGATATTGTTGGTACGCTCCTTGCCGGAAATCAAGAATTTTCCGCAGAAGCATTTAATATTGATGATAGTGTACTTCTAACCCATTCAGGTCTAGTTGACGCGTTTTCTACGGATGAAGCCCGTGTTGTAACAGATATGAACGGCGATTATTTTCTTGCTCTAACCCCATCTAGTCCTTACGATAGAGTTCGTATAACAAACAGTGTTGGGTCTTTAATAGGGTTAGGTCAAGAAAGGGACTTGAATGTATCTGGGGCCTATTACGGAGAGGGAGACGCTACATGTGGTGATTCCAACTATACTTCTTTTAGTGGAGATGGTCTATCACTAGATTTTTTAGGTTTGGGCGGGGCAGGAGTTACTGATCCTAAATTAGCCATAGATGATGATGACGATACTTTTTCTGAATTAGGTTTAGGGCTTGTTGATGCTTTAGCCAGTATTGAACAAACCTTCTATTTTGATAGCCAGGAAGGCACCAGCGATAATTATTATATAAAAATGGCTATGGATCCTTCTTTACTTCAATTGGGTATTGCTAATTCTATTGGTGTAATTGGTCAAAATGGTGCGGAGATTCCCATATTTACGGAAAACTTATCAAGTCTATTAGATTTAGATGTATTGGGGCTATTAGAAAGTGGACAAACTGCTATTGTTGGTTTAAATCCTACAGCTCCTATTGATCGGGTAACTGTGCGTCTATCATCCTTACTTGGTGTGGGCATTGATCAGGAACTTAAGATTTTTGATGTATTCAGAGCTCCTGCCAGTCCAGTTGTAACTTCTACAGCAGATGATTTGAATATCTGCGCTGGTTTTAGTACAAGCGTAGTTGCAGAAGTAGAGAATGATACTAATGTTGAACTAAGATGGTATGATGCCCAAGAAGATGGTAATCTATTGGCAACTTTAAATTCAGGTGAAGCTTTTGTTACGCCTGTGCTGAATACGGATACTACGTATTATGTGGCAGCTGCAGAAATTGGCTGTCTTAATGAATCCCCTAGAACTAAGGTGTTAATTACTGTAGAACCTATTCCAACAGCAAGTGATATAACTGTTTTAGGAAATGAGAATCCTATTTGTTCTTCAGATAATGTATCCCTTGTTCCAACCAGTTCTATAGATGGTACGTTTTCGTGGTATTTTGATACTAATAAAACTAATAAAATCACAGACGGAATGGTTTCTGGAGGCGCTGCCTATGAAATAGATTCTAATGGAGTGATGACCGTAGCAGGTCTTACTGAAGCTGGTGGCCCATATACTTATTTTGTATCGGTAAAACATGATTTGGCTGGTTGCGAGAATGCCCCTGGGGATTTACAATTGGTTGAAGTTGATATAGTTGACTTTTCAAAAGCAATATCTATTGATTCTAATCCAATGATTAATCTAAATGGTCTAATTGATATTTTTAGCGGGAACGATATAATAAACGTAACCGGAACTGTTTCTGGAGATGTTATGGTTGGTGAGCCTATATCCTTAAATATAAATGGAAAAGTTTTTGACGGTGTCGTAGCTGCAGATTCATCTTTTAATATTTCTGTAAACGCAATAGATTTAGTTTCGGACGTAGATAATACAATCGAAGCTTTTGTACAAGGTGCCTTGTGTTCTGTGTCTGACGAGATACTGGTAGATTTACCGGACTTAATTATAGATGATATTTTTCAAGTTTTTTGTGCCTCGGATTTTGCTACCATAGCAGATTTGGAAGTTGGCCTAAATGACATTGCTTTGTTTAATGACATTACAGCAGGGGTGGAACTAAGTGCATATACACCTTTGGTTGATGGCGAGGTTTATTTTGCAGGGATTGCGGGTATACCTGCATCCGTATTGGCTAGGGTACGGATAACAGTACAGGTTAATGATGTTCCAATGCCAACTACAAATTCTAGAAGTCAAGTATTTTGTGAGAGTGATGGTCCCACAGTTGGGGATATTCAGGTTGATCAACCCAATGTTGTGTTTTACGATAGTCGTTTACGTGGAAATGCAATTGACCCTTCTACACCCGTAGAAGATGGTCGTTGGTACTATGTTGCCGCAGTCGAAAACGGTTGTGAAAGTAGTGAACGGTTAAGAATTATGACAAATATTTTTGCCGATGGTATTTCTCCTATTACTATAATTGGTGAATCCGAAGAAGTATGTCGAGGGCGTTCATATACATATGAAACCAATGCTGATAAAGAAGATTATGTTTGGACAATAGTAGGTGGTACTATTACAGAAGGAGGAACTTCTACAGATAACATGGTAACCGTTCGTTGGACGGAGTTAATTGATACCCAAATTAGTGTTTCATATACAGATGATTCTATATGCAGCCCAAGTAAGATGCTCACTTTAGATGTAGAGGTAGGTACCTGCGGAATGGTTTTAGGAGAGGAATTCTGTCTAAAAGTATTCAATGAATTCTCGCCTAATAATGACGGTTTTAACGACTTTTTTACCGTACAGTGTATAGAAGATTATTCTAACACAGTAGAAATCTATAATCGTAATGGAAACCTTGTTTATAAAACAGCGGACTATCGTAATACTTGGAACGGTCTAGCAAATGTAAACGGAGTTTTAAGCAGTGGAGACCATTTGCCGTCAGGAACTTACTACTACGCTATTAAGATACCTGAATTAGAAAGAAACCTAGTGGGCTGGTTACAATTGGCCAGATAA
- a CDS encoding arginine decarboxylase → MNNKYIDLIDQTYFFPQEEFTLENEHLKFHNIPLQELVEKYGSPLKFTYLPKISDNINKAKNWFAKAIEKNAYKGKYHYCYCTKSSHFQHVLHEALKNDIHIETSSAFDINIVEQLKKDGKLKDSAYVICNGFKREQYIDNIARLINNGHKNCIPIIDNYEEIDLLSDAIDDTFKIGIRIASEEEPKFEFYTSRLGIGYKNIVPFYENQIKDNDKVELKMLHFFINTGIRDNAYYWNELVKCLKVYTRLKKICPSLDSLNIGGGFPIKNSLAFEYDYQYMIDEILNQINITCQEADVPVPHIFTEFGSFTVGESGGAIYEILYQKQQNDREKWNMIDSSFITTLPDTWAINKRFIMLPINRWNDEYERVLLGGLTCDSDDYYNSEQNMNAIYLPKYRRDKPLYIGFFNTGAYQETIGGYGGLQHCLIPQPKHILIDKDAEGNFTYELFSPQQKAEDLLSILGYETGKSANKGSEAGIENKITSNL, encoded by the coding sequence ATGAACAATAAATATATCGATCTAATCGATCAGACTTACTTTTTCCCTCAAGAAGAGTTTACACTTGAGAACGAGCATTTAAAATTTCACAATATACCACTCCAAGAGTTGGTTGAGAAATATGGTAGCCCGTTAAAATTCACCTATTTGCCTAAAATATCCGACAATATCAATAAGGCTAAAAATTGGTTTGCAAAGGCTATTGAAAAGAACGCGTACAAAGGTAAATACCATTATTGCTACTGTACTAAAAGTTCTCATTTTCAACATGTTTTGCATGAGGCGCTTAAAAATGATATACATATTGAAACGTCTTCTGCTTTTGATATTAATATAGTTGAGCAACTAAAAAAAGATGGCAAACTAAAAGATAGTGCATACGTTATCTGTAACGGTTTTAAACGCGAGCAGTATATTGATAATATTGCTAGACTTATTAATAATGGACACAAAAACTGTATACCGATAATCGATAATTATGAAGAAATCGATTTGCTATCGGATGCAATTGATGATACTTTTAAAATAGGTATTCGTATAGCTTCGGAAGAAGAGCCCAAATTTGAGTTCTACACGTCCCGTTTAGGCATTGGCTACAAAAATATTGTGCCTTTTTATGAAAACCAGATTAAAGATAATGACAAGGTGGAGCTGAAGATGCTTCACTTTTTCATCAACACCGGTATTCGTGATAATGCGTATTATTGGAACGAATTGGTTAAATGTTTAAAGGTGTACACCAGATTAAAAAAGATCTGTCCGTCTTTAGATAGTTTAAACATAGGGGGCGGTTTCCCAATTAAAAATTCCTTGGCTTTTGAGTACGATTATCAATATATGATCGATGAGATTTTAAATCAAATCAATATTACTTGCCAAGAAGCAGATGTGCCCGTACCTCATATTTTTACAGAGTTCGGGAGTTTTACCGTAGGTGAGAGTGGTGGAGCTATTTATGAAATTCTTTACCAGAAACAACAGAACGACCGTGAAAAATGGAATATGATAGATTCATCTTTCATTACCACTTTGCCAGATACATGGGCTATTAACAAACGTTTCATCATGTTGCCTATTAACCGTTGGAACGATGAATATGAGCGTGTGCTTTTAGGCGGGCTAACGTGTGATAGTGATGACTATTACAACAGTGAGCAAAACATGAACGCTATTTATCTTCCAAAATATAGAAGGGATAAGCCTTTGTATATAGGCTTTTTTAACACAGGGGCTTACCAAGAGACTATAGGAGGTTATGGTGGTTTGCAACACTGTCTGATTCCACAGCCTAAACATATATTGATAGATAAAGATGCCGAGGGCAACTTTACCTATGAGCTTTTTAGTCCGCAACAAAAAGCGGAGGATTTACTTAGTATCTTAGGTTACGAAACTGGGAAATCTGCAAATAAGGGCAGTGAAGCTGGTATTGAAAATAAAATTACATCAAACCTATAA
- the rimK gene encoding 30S ribosomal protein S6--L-glutamate ligase: MTDLKIIGSEEWCVFENLGIPAIKARVDSGAKTSSIQATNIKIIMKGTQEWVKFEVSPLQENRSIAIPCQARLVDRRMVKSSSGISEERLVVRTPITMGEDTFEVELTLANRDTMEFRMLLGREAINDRYIVNSAVNYQIQDFDDAAITKMYAPYFKEKSGLKIALLASNPNLYSNKRIIEAAEARGHEIVFLNVEHAYMKLDARSPEIRYRGGNILNAFDAVIPRIKPSVTFYGCALIRQFDNLGVYCQNSAEAITQSRDKLFASQLFSKNDIHIPITGFAKSPMDTKDLIKMVNGAPLIIKLLESTQGKGVVLAETNKAAESVINAFKSVNTNILVQEFIKEANGQDIRCFVVNGKVVASMQRQAEKGEFRANIHQGGKASIIKITSEERKLAQKAAKVLNLAVAGVDIIRSNKGPLLLEVNSSPGLEGIENATGKDIANEMIVAIEKKLRFSI; the protein is encoded by the coding sequence TTGACTGATTTAAAGATTATAGGTAGTGAAGAATGGTGTGTTTTTGAAAACTTGGGTATTCCCGCTATAAAAGCGAGGGTGGATTCAGGGGCTAAAACATCATCCATACAAGCCACCAATATTAAAATTATCATGAAAGGTACCCAAGAATGGGTAAAGTTTGAGGTGAGTCCTTTACAGGAAAACCGAAGTATTGCCATACCCTGCCAAGCCAGATTGGTAGATCGTAGAATGGTAAAAAGCTCTTCCGGTATATCAGAAGAACGCTTGGTAGTACGTACGCCTATTACAATGGGTGAAGATACTTTTGAGGTAGAGCTTACCTTGGCAAACCGTGATACAATGGAGTTTCGTATGCTGTTAGGTAGAGAAGCTATAAATGATAGATATATTGTAAACTCGGCGGTAAACTACCAAATACAAGATTTTGACGATGCGGCCATTACTAAGATGTATGCGCCCTATTTTAAGGAAAAATCCGGATTGAAAATAGCGTTGTTGGCTAGCAATCCCAACCTGTATAGTAACAAACGTATTATTGAAGCAGCGGAAGCACGCGGGCATGAGATTGTCTTTCTTAATGTTGAACATGCCTATATGAAGCTGGATGCACGTTCACCTGAGATACGTTATAGGGGCGGTAATATTCTAAATGCTTTTGATGCGGTCATTCCCAGAATAAAACCATCGGTAACTTTTTATGGTTGTGCGCTAATCAGACAATTTGATAATTTGGGCGTGTATTGCCAAAATAGTGCGGAAGCGATTACCCAATCTAGGGATAAGCTTTTTGCATCGCAATTATTCTCTAAGAACGATATACACATACCTATTACTGGTTTTGCAAAATCTCCAATGGATACCAAAGACCTGATTAAAATGGTTAACGGTGCTCCATTAATTATAAAATTATTAGAAAGTACCCAGGGTAAAGGTGTTGTACTTGCTGAGACCAATAAAGCGGCCGAGAGTGTAATTAACGCATTCAAAAGTGTAAACACCAACATTTTGGTACAAGAGTTCATTAAGGAAGCCAATGGTCAGGATATTCGCTGCTTTGTTGTAAACGGAAAAGTAGTGGCCTCAATGCAACGTCAGGCAGAGAAAGGAGAATTTAGGGCGAACATACACCAAGGTGGTAAAGCTTCTATAATAAAAATTACCTCGGAAGAGCGTAAATTAGCCCAAAAGGCGGCCAAAGTATTGAACCTTGCCGTGGCTGGTGTAGATATCATCCGCTCCAACAAAGGACCGTTATTATTAGAAGTAAACTCTTCACCAGGTCTTGAAGGTATTGAAAATGCTACCGGCAAAGATATTGCCAACGAAATGATTGTGGCTATTGAGAAAAAGTTGAGGTTTAGTATTTAG
- a CDS encoding CAP domain-containing protein translates to MLRFNILLLIALATLMTSCSTSSTTEEDELYKAVATATEEVEISTIEQEVMDVVNAYRVSVGLNAVEFNSVAYDFANAHNKYMISEGVISHDNFDKRASDLSVKANADFVSENLGMDFTNADDVLEAWKNSPTHKKVMEGNFKYTAVSVTADENGVLYFTQLFFQ, encoded by the coding sequence ATGTTACGATTCAATATTTTACTTCTTATCGCTCTTGCAACTTTAATGACTTCATGTTCTACTTCTTCAACAACGGAAGAGGATGAATTGTATAAAGCGGTTGCCACAGCAACTGAAGAAGTAGAAATCTCTACTATAGAACAAGAGGTTATGGATGTTGTTAATGCGTATAGAGTTTCCGTTGGTCTTAATGCAGTTGAGTTTAACAGTGTAGCTTACGATTTTGCAAATGCACATAATAAGTATATGATTTCCGAAGGGGTAATCAGCCATGATAATTTTGATAAAAGAGCTTCTGATTTATCTGTTAAAGCTAATGCCGATTTTGTTTCTGAGAATTTAGGTATGGATTTTACAAATGCCGATGATGTTCTTGAAGCTTGGAAAAATAGCCCAACACACAAGAAAGTAATGGAAGGTAATTTTAAGTATACAGCGGTTAGTGTTACTGCAGATGAGAACGGTGTTCTTTACTTTACTCAGTTGTTTTTTCAATAA
- a CDS encoding CAP domain-containing protein, whose product MLRFNILLLIAFATLMTSCSTSTTEEDELYKAVATTTEEVEISSIEQEVIDVVNEYRVSVGLNEVVFNGVAYGYANAHNEYMISEGVISHDNFDKRASDLSIDANADFVSENLGMDFTNADDILEAWKNSPTHKKVMEGNFKYTAVSVTADENGVLYFTQLFFQ is encoded by the coding sequence ATGTTACGATTCAACATTTTACTTCTTATCGCTTTTGCAACCTTAATGACATCATGTTCAACTTCTACTACTGAAGAAGATGAATTGTACAAGGCAGTTGCAACAACAACTGAAGAAGTAGAAATTTCTTCTATAGAGCAAGAAGTTATAGATGTTGTTAACGAATATAGAGTTTCTGTTGGTTTAAACGAAGTAGTGTTTAACGGTGTAGCTTACGGTTATGCAAATGCGCATAACGAGTATATGATTTCTGAAGGAGTAATCAGCCATGATAATTTTGATAAAAGAGCTTCTGACTTATCCATAGATGCTAATGCCGATTTCGTTTCCGAAAACTTGGGTATGGATTTCACAAATGCCGATGATATTCTTGAAGCTTGGAAAAATAGCCCAACACACAAGAAAGTAATGGAAGGTAATTTTAAGTATACTGCGGTTAGTGTTACTGCAGATGAGAACGGTGTTCTTTATTTTACTCAGTTGTTTTTTCAATAG
- a CDS encoding deoxyhypusine synthase family protein, which translates to MTKTKGAISEFIEKYYLHFNAAALVDAAKGYEEQLNKGSKMLVSLAGAMSTAELGKIFAEMIRQDKVQIISCTGANLEEDIMNLVAHSHYKRVPNYRDLTPKDEWALLEKGLNRVTDTCIPEEEAFRRLQEHIFKIWKDAEAKGERYLPHEYMYKMLLSGVLEEHYEIDLKDSWMYAAAEKNLPIVCPGWEDSTMGNIFASYVLKGELKASTMKSGIEYMTFLADWYTDNSENGIGFFQIGGGIAGDFPICVVPMLYQDMERTDTPFWSYFCQISDSTTSYGSYSGAVPNEKITWGKLDIDTPKFIIESDATIVAPLIFAYLLDL; encoded by the coding sequence ATGACGAAGACTAAGGGAGCGATTTCCGAATTTATTGAAAAATATTATTTGCATTTTAATGCTGCGGCTCTGGTAGATGCTGCAAAAGGGTACGAAGAGCAATTGAACAAAGGTTCTAAAATGCTTGTTTCGTTAGCAGGAGCTATGAGTACTGCTGAATTAGGTAAGATTTTTGCCGAAATGATTCGCCAAGATAAAGTGCAGATTATATCTTGTACAGGTGCCAATCTTGAGGAAGATATCATGAACTTGGTAGCACATTCACATTACAAGCGTGTACCTAACTACCGCGATTTGACCCCAAAAGATGAATGGGCTTTGCTTGAAAAAGGATTGAACCGTGTTACGGATACGTGTATACCGGAAGAAGAAGCTTTCAGAAGGTTGCAAGAGCATATTTTCAAAATTTGGAAAGATGCCGAGGCAAAAGGAGAGCGTTATTTGCCGCATGAGTACATGTATAAAATGTTACTTTCCGGTGTTCTTGAAGAGCATTATGAGATTGATTTAAAAGATTCTTGGATGTACGCTGCCGCGGAAAAAAACCTTCCTATTGTTTGCCCAGGTTGGGAAGACAGTACTATGGGTAACATTTTTGCCTCCTATGTGTTGAAAGGCGAATTGAAAGCCAGTACCATGAAATCCGGTATTGAGTATATGACCTTTTTGGCAGATTGGTATACCGATAATTCTGAAAACGGAATTGGGTTTTTCCAAATTGGTGGTGGAATCGCGGGAGATTTTCCTATCTGTGTGGTGCCTATGCTGTACCAAGATATGGAAAGAACAGATACACCGTTTTGGAGTTACTTCTGCCAGATCAGTGATTCTACAACAAGTTATGGGTCGTACTCCGGTGCGGTGCCCAATGAAAAAATCACTTGGGGTAAATTAGATATAGATACGCCCAAGTTTATAATAGAGAGTGACGCGACCATTGTTGCGCCGTTAATTTTTGCTTATCTTCTAGACTTATGA
- a CDS encoding bifunctional GNAT family N-acetyltransferase/carbon-nitrogen hydrolase family protein, with protein MKIEEIENIELKFLDLDDYQELKTAMISVYTNMPGSYWKEKHIKSLIDKFPEGQVVIKINGQLAGVALSIIVDYDRFDDEHTYEQITGNYTFATHNDEGDVLYGIEIFIKPQFRGLRLGRRLYDYRKELCEKLNLKSIAFGGRMPNFHKYMDELTPKEYIAKVRRKEIADPVLNFQISNDFHPAKVMKGYLEGDKDSSDFAILMEWDNIYYQKPSKKASAKKTVIRLGLIQWQMRPYKDLEELLQQAEYFIDAVSGYRSDFALFPEFFNAPLMAKDNHLSTPDAIRELAKHTDAIVQKFSEFSISYNINIITGSMPEMIDGRLYNVGYLCRRDGSMERYEKLHVTPDEAKVWGMQGGNQLKAFDTDCGKIGILICYDSEFPELSRLLAEEGMDILFVPFLTDTQNGYSRVRHCAQARAIENECYVAIAGSVGNLPNVQNMDIQFAQSMVFTPCDFSFPTNGIKAEATPNTEMILIADVDIDLLRELNQFGAVRNLKDRRKDIFELRKKV; from the coding sequence ATGAAAATAGAGGAAATAGAAAATATAGAGTTGAAGTTTTTGGACCTTGATGATTATCAGGAGCTTAAAACGGCCATGATATCTGTGTATACCAATATGCCAGGCTCTTACTGGAAAGAGAAGCACATAAAATCGCTGATCGATAAATTTCCTGAAGGGCAGGTCGTTATAAAGATTAATGGACAGTTGGCCGGTGTGGCACTGTCCATTATCGTAGATTATGATAGGTTTGATGACGAACATACTTACGAGCAGATTACTGGCAATTATACCTTTGCGACACATAATGATGAAGGTGATGTACTATATGGCATTGAAATCTTTATAAAGCCCCAGTTTCGAGGTCTTCGTTTAGGTAGGCGATTGTATGATTACCGAAAGGAGTTGTGCGAAAAATTAAACCTAAAGAGTATTGCTTTTGGTGGTAGAATGCCCAATTTCCATAAATACATGGATGAGCTTACACCAAAAGAATATATTGCCAAGGTGCGTAGAAAAGAAATAGCCGATCCGGTTTTGAACTTTCAGATCAGCAACGATTTTCATCCTGCCAAAGTGATGAAAGGTTATTTGGAAGGGGATAAAGATTCTAGCGATTTTGCGATTTTGATGGAATGGGATAATATCTATTATCAAAAACCCTCTAAAAAAGCATCCGCCAAGAAAACAGTTATTCGCTTAGGCCTTATTCAATGGCAAATGCGGCCGTACAAAGACTTGGAGGAGCTGTTGCAGCAGGCCGAATATTTTATTGATGCCGTATCCGGATATAGGTCGGATTTTGCTCTGTTTCCTGAGTTTTTTAATGCACCCTTAATGGCGAAGGACAATCACTTGTCCACGCCGGATGCCATTCGTGAGCTTGCAAAGCATACAGATGCTATCGTACAGAAGTTTTCGGAGTTTTCTATTTCGTACAACATCAATATCATTACAGGTAGTATGCCCGAAATGATTGATGGACGTTTGTACAACGTAGGTTACCTGTGCAGGCGTGACGGAAGTATGGAACGTTATGAAAAGCTACATGTAACTCCAGATGAAGCTAAAGTTTGGGGGATGCAGGGTGGAAACCAGTTAAAAGCATTTGACACAGATTGTGGTAAAATCGGAATTTTAATCTGTTATGATTCGGAATTTCCGGAACTAAGCCGTTTATTGGCAGAAGAAGGTATGGATATTTTGTTCGTTCCCTTTTTGACGGATACGCAGAACGGGTATTCCAGAGTACGGCATTGTGCGCAGGCAAGAGCCATTGAAAATGAATGCTACGTAGCCATTGCTGGTAGTGTGGGCAACTTGCCCAACGTACAGAATATGGACATTCAGTTTGCACAGTCCATGGTGTTCACGCCTTGTGATTTCTCGTTCCCCACAAACGGAATAAAAGCAGAGGCCACACCCAATACAGAAATGATATTGATTGCAGATGTTGATATCGATTTGTTACGCGAACTCAATCAATTTGGGGCCGTTCGCAATTTAAAAGATAGAAGGAAAGATATTTTTGAACTTAGAAAAAAAGTATAG